CTGCATATCTCTGTCTGAGTAATAGTCAGGACGAACCAAAAGGCCAACAGGAGTGACCGaagcatctctctctcctcgtgtTCCAGGTGACGTCGGCTGCTTTATGCATCGCCATAATCTGCCAGCTGAATCGAAAGGTGGACACGCCCACCGTCGTCTACAGCCAAGAGGCGAAAGCGGGAAACTACATCGTTCTCTCGGACGCTGCAGAAAACACCTGACGGCTTTGCCGCGCTTCCTAATGAGGGATGCCACTAtggtggtttgtttgtttgcttgtttgtttgttgttacaTTTTGTATAAAGCCTTTTTTTCCAACAGCTTTCAACAGACATGATTTTGAAAAGTTTTGGCTTTGTAaagtaccaaaaaaaaagagctcagGCTCTGAACTGTGGTAACGAAAGAAACTTGATTTAGCCAGAAGCTAAGCCTGAGCCCATGTAATTAATCATCAATCATAATTGATTTCCTTTCACTCATCTTCGAGACATGTGGAGTCTTTATCGTTGCCTTATTTTTAAGATGAGCACTTTTGAGCCACGATGCTAAAAACGTTCATTCAAATGCTTTTATAAAAGCACTGGAGAAATATTTACTCGCGTTATAATCAAAATGTTTGTATTGAGTGTGAATGTTCGGTGATCTGGCGCCCCCTAGAGGACGAGCCCTGCCTCTGACCCAGAAAAGGATAAGCAGCCATAGAAATCTGATTTCTGCCAAATGAGTTTTTATAAATTGCCACTGACATTCAATTTTAATGTAACCGTAGATTTATAAGTGCAGTTTTAGACTCAGTGCATATTTAGCCTATATGTCAACATTTAAGTTCTAAaaggatgttgttgtttttgcagttaTTGCACGAAAAGGTTccaaagaaaacaggaaagaaatgttgttgtttctttcaaatgaacaaaaaagtcaaataaaattgCAGTATTGAAGTAAATGGTGTAGTACTTGAGTAAATACAAGTCTTTAAGGCCCAAAGAACCTCAAAAGGAACcagaatcacatttattttattcttgctATTTACAAAATATCACAGCAACTCATTCCATAAATTGAAAAGTGtaacagaaatgaaaacaccAAACTTCGCACAAACGCGTTTGTTAGGCATTAACGGTTAAAGTGCACAGGTAGACATTGCATCTGCTGTATCATTGAGTGGAGGAGACGCGTTCACCATCGCCAGGAAGCCGCGCGGCTGAAAGGCTTCGTCGGTGAGCGCGGCGTCGGCGTCGGGAGGTTTCAGAAAACCGATGATGAGGCAAAGACGATTGAGGATTTACTGCATGTCTACTGCATGTGCAACCAGATGGATCCGACTTAAACTTAAACTCAATAAATATACGGTCAAAAGAGAAACTGAACGATGAGGTTCCAAATATTCAATGTGCTTCATAACAAGACATCAAGTCCCCTCATCCGACCTGATTGTCGACCCGAGAAACTTCACGCTTCACGTTAAACAAATGATTACAGTCCAACGAAATCATTTTGTAAACACTGTTTGGGAAAGGTGCTTATAAGGGGTTATTGATATTAGTATTCGTTCGGTTATTGATTTCTCTAATGCTGACAGGAAGTAAGTAAGACGTGTATGGATATTTAAATATGCACGTTTAAAAGACGTCCATCCAGCACGCAAAAAGTGTTGAATTAAAGCTATCAGTTCCAGTGAGGAAAAATGTTCATGTGCcatataataaaatacacaaacaacacCTTTAACGTCGCCGGCAGAAGGAAGCTTCAGCCCCAATCAAAGAGGAAACCAGCGGAACAcgtttgacatttaaaatccaGACGAGCCGATTCTTAAAactgtacaaaataaataataataatccaccagctaaataaaaaaaagcaaatgaaaggAGGATATATTATTAAAGATTAATGGCAccatttttacagcagtaaggcccaaaacaaaatcaatcatttGAAATCGATTACTTCCAATACCGGTGACATGCATGAGTTATAACGTCGGCATTCGTTGCTATAGAAGCAAAGCCAGGTGCATGTTTTACAGCGTAATGTGCTTCAATGTGCAAATTCAAAGGAGGGGGCTCTTCGTTAGGACCCGGGGAGGGTTCCTCCAAAACGCCTCCGGTGACTAGAAGGCACCGGGAACGTAGCTGTTGGACTGGAGAAGAGCCATGAACTCCTGCTTCCTTTTTATCTGGCCCATCAGCTTGGTGCTCATGACCAGTAGAATCACCTGGGAAGGGGAAACGAAGAAGGAAACACCGCGTCTTCCTCACGACAGGGAAGCGCTCGCCTCGTCGGAAAAAGGAGAAGACTTACCCAAAACACTCCGCTGCCGAACTGGATTCCCATCGCCAGCGAGAAGGCGAGCTTCAGCTCGGAGACATAAATCCGGAGGCAAGGCtgaaaataaagtaaatttAGAAAAAGGGACGGGGGtttaaaacaggaaatgcagaGAGAACGGGCGGGCTCCGCTTTCACCTCTTGATAGACGTACTGGTTCTTCGGCGCACCGAGCGTGGCGCTGCCCCGGAGTCGGATCTGAGGAGGAGCGAATAACCCAAAGCTCTAACTTTCATTATATGTAACAGAATAAACCGCGGCCTTAAACGCACCGCCCGTCTCCGCTGCTTATGTTCTTCAATTAAAGAAAGACACTCACACATTTTCCAGGATGGTGGCAGTTACAGGAGGCGGGGATGGAGGAGCCCCAGTCCTTGTGTCCTTCGATGAGGCCGCAGCACTCAAACTGGCGagcacaggaaacacacaggacGGCTGACGTCGGCGGGCCGAGCTCATCGTATCTGGACTTTGTTCTGGAATCTTACTTCTCGCTGAATGCTGTAGAGCAGCGTCCTGTTGGCTTTGCTGGTTCCGATGAGCGGCATCATGGCCAGCAGCTTGGATTCCTCTCGGACGACCCGCTTCTAaggaagggaaataaaaaaagcaggAGCTCACGTTCGAATTCAACTTTTGCTGAAAATGCTGCGTTCAGGTACCTCGTAAATGTCCTGGTAGCTCAGCGCTGTTCTTATGATTATTGTTTGACTGGCGGCTGCCATCCCAGTTGCGTACTgcacacataataataataaaacagaaataaggGAATTAGAAACGTAATTTGTTTTTGGACTATTAAAGCGCTTTTATTTACCAGAATCAGACACCATCGCTTTCCTTTGCAGGCGCCGAACACGCCGAGCACCGACAGCAGCAGGCAGCCGATCTCCATGATGTACATGATCACCACAGAAGCATTGGACACCAGCTGAGGAGGAACAGGACAGCGGGTCAAAGGTCGGGGTCGACCGTTTTCCTCCAAGTCTTCCAGAGGAGGAAACGAATACAAGATGCCTCCTTCAGTAGCGAGCAGCATCTGGATCAAAGATTATTTTCATCCCGTCGGCGGAATCTCTGAAGGAACTCACTTTGCCGGCTTGCATGAGGTCTCGGTGCCAAGCGATGGTCATCGTCAGCATGAAGAAGCACAGCGCCTACGCAGAAGGAAGGGTCAGAGGTCGGTGAGGAGAGAGGGGCGCGGGCCTTTAACAATGTGCCTAAAGGAGGGTAAAAGCTGCAAACATGTTCACCGTGCTGCCTTCAGGTGCCTCACAGGAGCCTGTTAATAAAAACCTTCAAGGGACAATGACATCCCGGCCGGATGGAGGCCTGtgtatttgcccccccccccccccccccccaccggcagTGCATGTGGAGGCATCACAGATGTTTTAGAAGGAAGGGGGGTCGCTGCGAGGAGGGATGGAAAACACACCTCTTATTTCTACATGcgtattattattaattctgTGACGTCATTGTGACACTATCGATCATCGCTTTCTGgatgcgtgggggggggggggggggggggggttcgctgCGGCGCGTCTGCTGCGTTCACGGACGCGGATGACTCCAAATAACAGCAACAcaagcattcacccattcaaaGCAGCTCTCGTCTTAAATCGCTGCCGGAAGCAAGCGCGTGCACCTACCACATGCACGGCGTTGGCGAATATAAACGGCCTTTTCAGGCTCGTTTTTTCCGCCACCACGACCACCGCGCTCCGGTGCATCCTGCCGCGTCTCCCCGTGAAGCGATCCGTCACCGAAAATAGTGCGTAAACGCGGTGGAGATGTGGCTTCAACTGAACGTCTACCCTTCTATTTATCCGCACAGGACGTCACCGTGACGTCACGGACGTGGCTGTGTGGAAGGATGCTGAATGTCGCGTTCAAAGACAGTCGGGAATGATGTCCAGCGCGCAATTTCgggccatttctttttttagttaTCCGCGATTTAATGTTGTTTAATGAGTTTCTTCATGTGATCaatgagagaaataaagaggCATAAACAACCCAGAAATGTGCCGCAGCTGCAGTATTTACACATACAGTCATTATAACGTGGCATTAGAATGACAGTAATCCTCCTCTGCATGGACCGGCACGACCCCTGTTGATCCCGATGATCCTGAATCCAGCATGTGAATTAAGTTTGGatgatttaaaataatcctCTATGATGAGGATTATTCAggtcctccccctcctccaaaCAGACTGCATTTCCCATGATTCCTCCACAGCAGTGGGGCTGGGCTGGCACGTAGAACAGGTAGGGCCGgtttctgttgtttctgcagGTGCGATGACGACCGTGAGGGAGATCAATAGATGCAGGACGTAAAataagaagagaaaaagaaaaaccgaTGACAGAAGCCGACAGAGCTAAGGAGCGAGGGAAAGGCCGCTGGAAGGGAAGGGGGTTTCCGCTTGTGTGAAAGGACAGCAGGTGTGCCGGACAGGAACCCGGACCGAGCAACTCTTCCCTTTATTTTACTTCTCTTCTTTTCACAACAAGCTGAACCTGAGCCGGAGGGAGGACAACGAAGACGCGGAGTATTCATTACAAAGAGCCAAAACCTCAGCAGGAGCTGaaaggagcagcagaggagggagggggggtcagagggGGGTGATTTGGTTCAGGACTCTGACTGCCAGAGACATTTTCTGACCTTTTCTGTTTCACTGCTTCACAATTTCACTCAAACCCCCCCCAAACTGGTTTTACAGGTCGCACACGGACCAGTTCCATCAAATGTAACCCGAATCTCCATCGAAAGTCGGCCAGCATCTCTTGGCTATTCGTTCCAAGACGCCGCTGTGACTCCGCCATGCAGGCCCCGGGACCCGAGCACGACGACTCGTTTGATTTCCTGTTTAAGATCGTCTTGATCGGGGACTCGAACGTAGGGAAGACCTGCGTGGTTCAGAACTTCAAGTCGAGAActttctcagagaaacagcagaACACCATCGGGGTGGATTTTAGCGTGCGGACCTTGGACATCGAGGGGAAGAAAGTGAAGGTtagtagagtgtgtgtgtgtgtgtgtggtgggccACATGgggtcttttttgttttgtggacAGTTATAGCTGAGTCATAAATCAAAAGTATCCAAACTACTCATCCAAAAGAGGTTTATAAAACTCCAAATAATGCAAATGATTCTCCCCGGGAGGCTTAAAAGGGTTAAAATCACCTTCCCAAAAGGCCCCGGAATGTATTATGACGTCTTAAATGACGAAAGACATTTCCGGATTTGATTCCAGGCTGTgagaagagtttttttttttttttaacgagtTCCCATTTCCTATTTTTTGAGTTGCTGCTCAGCTACGGTGGCCCGGAAGCTCATCATCTCACACGTTCCtgctgtaattttttttaaatactttcaATCTAGATGAATGAGGTCGAGCTCCATTTGTGCCTTCCGAAGGTCCCGATCCTTATCACGGGCGTCGCGGAGCCAGTTGGGCCTGAAGGCGGCAGGCGGCCCGGCATTCTCACAGACCTTGATGTTTTGCAGGTTAGGAGATAAACGGAGCTGCGGGTGAAAGGTGTCGGTTAGAGTCCTCAGAACAGGTCAGACCAGCAGCTCACGTGAAGGACTCGTCCATCAGGTCTCTCTACTTCGGGATCAGCGTTAGTGAACATAAACCTTGCCGACTCTTCACGGGGATAGAAAAGGTCACAGATTCTGATCCgtattttttaaagatgatcACACAAAGCAGCCGTAAGATCAAACACAACACAAGCAAAGAGACTGAGCTGGTTAAGCACCGGTTGCCATGTCAGCGGTTGCCATAATATAACCTGAGGGAGGTTATATTCCGTCGAGGGATGGCGAGGAACCTGAAACACTCTTtcccgtgtgcgtgtgtgtgtgtgtgtgtgtgtgtgtgtgtgtgtgtgtgtgtgtgtggctgtaacTCCCTCTCTGTGTTGGACAGATGCAGGTTTGGGACACGGCGGGTCAGGAGAGGTTTCGCACCATCACCCAGAGCTACTACCGCAGCGCGCACGGCGCCGTCATCGCCTACGACATCACACGGAAGTCGACCTTTGAGTCCGTGACGCACTGGATCAAGGAGGTGGAGCTCTATGGAGCGGCCAACGcggtgctaatgctaatagGTGAGTGCAGGTGACTTTACATGATGcactttaaattaaaaacaacttcCTCGACAAACTTTTAACTACTTTTGACGTTGAAGTGTCTCagttcagctttttttttttgttgttgttgttgtctccaAACAGGGAACAAATGCGACTTGGAGGAGGAACGGCAGGTTCAGTTCCGGAAAGCCTGCAACCTGGCAAAAGAGCGAGGCCTTCTCGCTGCTCTGGAAACATCTGCCAAGGTAACCTCTGCACAGAGATGAGCGTTTTAAACTGAGTCTAAAAGTTCCTTCTTTGCTGCGTGTAGGAGAGTCAGAACGTGGAGGAGGCCTTCATGATGATGGCCAGAGAGCTGATGGCGCGCAACGGCCTCAACGTCCAGCAGGACGACGCGGAGAGCAACGACACGCCTCCGGTCCTCCTCCGGTCCAACTCTCGGCCGGTTAACGACATTGCGGGCGCCTACACGCCGCCAGAGAAGAAGACATGTTGCTGATTCTCACAAGGCGGAAGAAGAAGGGACGCTAAAACGAGAAGTAGGACGAAGGACTcccacagaggaggagcggaAGACGATCCAAGAGATTCATGTGGAATACAGTTGGGTTGGAAAAGCCTTGGATATTAATAATTCATATGAATATTATCTACATTTTGAGACTGGTACTGTTCCAGCTGTTTAAAAGCTTTGCAATGCAGAAAGTGCAGGGACGCACGATGTATCCAGGGATGACAAACGACCTGCCTGATAATGGGGCATTCGCCTGATCAATATCTTATCATATCTGTGAAATTATAGCCAATAAGTAGAGCTGCAGTGTGAGTCCATGACGGGCTGTCCGGTTCTAAGATGTCCTGCAGAACCGCCTACCAGCCAGAAGACTGACAATGATTATGCGTTTTAGTTTGACGTTATCTTTGATGTCTTGAGCTTTTTTATTATCAGTCGATATCATGAAAGTTGGATTTACGGAGTTTTTGTTCTGTGGATTTTGAGGCTGTCGTGAACaaaagcaatatatatatatatatatataatgattgGGAGAACATCCCCATGAAGTATTTTAAAAACTTTCTGGTCCTTCGACGGATCGTTTTCTAGAACACATAATGTGGATCTGCAGTTTTGTGCTGCTTATTGCCTTAGACAATAGATGCTGAAGAAAAAGATGTTTAGATgcaacaaggtcagaacacctTTAAGTCTGATTCTGGTGAGGGCTACTTCCTGCCGACGCAACAGTGAAGCGATGCCAATGACAAAGCTGGATTTGCACTGATTATTCTCTTACAGAGGCACTTTTAATCTGCCCgaatatttattgatttatcgACTGTGGAAAAAGGTGTTCAAGATGAAATTTGTGCTTCATCCTAtgaagtgttttaaaaatcatctttattttatattttttacttattttgagcaaaaaacataaagaaaagcTTCAATATTAAACAATCTGATCTCTGCTTTTGTTTGAATCTGAAAAGAAATGTGGCAGGTGTGGGGAGTCTGCCGCTGCTGCGTGTTGGTCATTCCTACACTAGGGGGCGCTGGTTGACAGCCTGTCCCGCTTTTGGCtttaggagaaaaaaaatcaaagaagtCAGTTTCTTGCCTTTATGAATTAGTTTTTCAATGATTTTGTGTcgttttaaactttaaatgattAGAATTATCAATCATGAGACGTATACGACCCGATATATCTGCCCCTCTGTCATGTTTGGCCATAATCCGCTGtggggaaaataaaacaaatgcaaaatagccttcaacaacaaaacaacaaacaatttcagaaaaaataaacaccAATTTATTTCCAGAACACAGGCTGAAAACGTCATACATTAgttatacaaaaaaacaaactattttggaagaaaaaatatatcttGACCTCAAAATAACTAAAAGAAATATGAGAGCAGTTCTTTGTATGGTAAACCccaaaaatatgtttctgttgtttttttagatcTGATACAGACTAGATTGAAAATgcaaaaagatcaaataaaaaaacccaaaaggcATTCAAAAAAATCTATGGGAAACGTTAGCAATTTGATATTGGCACTGCCACTCATACAACTAAAAAGACAACATCGTACTTTATCGTCAGCGGAATTCAGCATCCGATCACCGAGTCGACCTTTGGAAGTCCATTTTTCCGCCTGTCCCCCGACCGGCTCCGATCTAACTCAACCTGATGATCTCAAATTTGTtgagcttcttctttttcaagGGTAGAGGCAGACGCTCCAACTCAACTTCGTCCGTCTCCCCCCTTGCCTCATTATTTGTTCCCCCTTGTCCTCCTTGTCCCGTATCCGTCCCGCCAGTTTGTCTATCCTTGGGACATTCCCCGTTGTAGGTCTTGACGTAATTCTCCACCCGCCAGCCCCTGAACTCCCGCGGCGCCGAGCAGCGCAGGCCGGTGTAGAAGATGCCAGGGTGGTGCTTGAGCCAGTAGATCAGGTAGTGGATGTTGTAGTCGCAGATCCAGGGGTTGTTGTCCAGGGTCAGCTTCCGGAGGAAGTAGAGATCCTCCAGCACGCCGTACTGGAAGTACTGGAGGCTGTTGTTGGACAAGTCGAGCTCACGGAGGTACAGCAGGCCTGCAAACGCAGCTGGGACGGGAAGGACAAAGTGGGACAAAGTTAAATGGACATTTCCTACCTTTGttttggggtaaaaaaaaaaaatcagagagTTAGCATTATTATAATGGGACGGTGGCTTTACAGGACGCGACAAAACAACCGACATCCAAACGGCAGATGTGATAAATTCACCCCCTTTAAGTTTGCGCCGCCTTGGGCTGATCTGGGCAAGAACTCTCCGTGACAAACGCAAGACGGTTTCCCAGTCTCTTGAAAAATCAGAATCAAGCAGCCTCTCGGAAATCACAgtaaacattaaatgttttttactcCAAGCTGGAACGTGATTAAAGGAAAACCCCGAATCGGGACCACATGTCACCAGAAGCCGCGAGCTCTCCTGCTTATACACAATTTACCCTTCGGTGTCCAAACGGTCTCCATGACGACGGGGCCAGATGCAAAGATAGCAGCATGTGTTTCGGAGTGATGGAAACAAAAACCTACGTTCTATTTAAAGAACTTCCCTTCTGGACTCAACATGACTAGCCTTGAGTAACGAGCCCTCCGAAGCAGAGGCAGATCCAGTATTCGGAGCAGATGTTCTGCTTCGGTGAAGCGGCTCTTCGGATGTGGGGGCTAATCGCCAAATGTTTGAGGTTTCTGAGGGCGGGGCTTGTGCTACCTGTGTCTATATGGTGCAGGCTGTTGCCGCTAAGGTTGAGCTGCTTGAGGTCTTTGGACAGCAGGAACTGTTTGGGCGTGAGGCGCGTGATGCTGTTCCTGGACAGATCCATCTTCACGATGTCGGACGGCAGGTCGGACGGGATGCTGTTCAAATCTGGAAAGAAggacaaacaaatcaatattTGCATCAATATCGAGGCAGATGTGCACAATCTGGAGAACTGGAAATCCAATCTCTCCTCATCCGTATACGTTTTCAAGATAGTGCGTGGGTTCGGGTCTCTTCAGTCGCTTCCAGCCTGGGGGAAGAGCGTCCTTTAAAATTCCACATTTTCCACAAGTCGCAACAACAGATTGCTTTCTTGTTATGTTCCACATGTGttctccaaaaaaacaaacagaatcagACTTTATCCTTCCAGTTATACGTCTGAAACGAGGCATTTTGAAGCGAACACCCCCCCCGTCGGTagctgtaaaacacaaaaatggtCAAACTGGAGAACACATCTGCTGCGCCGATCATGCCGCGGTTCTGTAAGGTTTTGGAGCCTCTTAAGTTGCACAAGCTTTCGGTCCTCTGCAGTGAGAACTTAGAAATCTAAAGGAAATCCCACCTTCCCTCAGGTTGTACAAGAGTCTGCGACTCTGTCCGGGCGGACGGCAGCagattcagttttttttttacagtttggCTCATatccaaacatctgtcctcggAGTGCCGGATCAGAAGAGTCAATTTTCCAGAAAGATGAGTCCCCCTTTATTTGCACATGCCTGGATGATTTACTGGCTGTGCAGAACTTTAACGTGGACACTTATCTGAGGTTAGCGCTGGTGGATCATACCGGGGGAAAACAGAATAGATTCTGTTAATTACAGATTACACTATTGATCATCCTGAAGCCCCTGATTGGGCTCAAACCTGATAAGAGGCGGGGTCTTTCCCATCAGGTTTTTTTTGCACTCTTATGTCATACTCTATACTGTATATTTCGCTGTCATCGTTCGGTCTAAAGATACAAAAGTTATTTTCTGAACATGCTGATGGTTGCGTTTATAGGATATCTCTATTACAGTCACCCGATTAGGACTGGCAGTCGCGTCTGGGTGTTCGTCTCAAGGGGTCTTATTGCCCCGATTCTTCATCTCATGGTGACAACAGACTAAAACAGTCAGGGTTTCTGCAGCTATTCTCATCCTCGACATCATCCGTCTCGGTGATGCAGTTATTAGAAATAGAATGGCGCCACCTAGATAAGGTTTAGCAGGAGGATGTGTTAGCGGAAGCTAATTTAACGCTGAGCGCTGTAGTAGGTCAAAAACCCAAATCAAGTCCttcagtagaaaaaaaaaaaaaagtcggaAAATATGTTAAGAAGTGTCCTCGAGCTGCTGCACAACACAGATGCTGCATTGTGCGGGTTTGGCTTGTCAGCGGTGCATGAAAGATTTCTTTCTGTGAAGGGCACAAGCCCCCCCATTTACAGATGCTTTCAAACTGCTCACTTAATTCCGGGAGCTCATTTTGTCTGAAGCGTGGACAGAGACGATCTTTCAGTTCGACGCACGGATGCTATATTTTTGCAAATGCATGATTCAACATAGGATATAATGGATGGGAGAGGGATGCTGGTGCAATGCAATTGCAGAATAAAGTGAAATATTCTCAAGCAACAGTTTGGAGAACAGGAGCTTGATCTCTGCCGCTCGTAAAAAGTTCAGACGCCCCATGTGGCAGACATAAAAAGACAAACTCCATTCTGCTCGCTCAGCCAGGATGTAACCAAAAATGTTAGACAAGCAAATCTGTGCCCAAATTCATTGGACAGGCGTGAATGACTCCACAGCAGACGGTGCCAAGTAGTCCTAACAAAAGTGCCTTTCATATGCGGCACtcgtttttgttgttgatatATTTGCCCGGAAAAGAATTTTTGGTCGTAGAAAAACAAGAGCGGTTGATTTAATTTAAGTTTGGCTGCAAATACATAGTTGAACACAGGCAAAATAGTTGCTGTTGCATTGCTGTTGCATTGCATGAGGAGCAGCTcgttgagctaaatgctaacattagcatgtaagCACACactagcacaaaaaaaaaatctggcttCACAAGTTCAGACTGTTAGTTTAGCGCGTACGCGTGCATTTGCGCTAATTAGCGCAAAatacaaacagcagcagctgatgatgatgatgatgatgtcagagtaCAGGAATTGTCATGGTGATGTCATTGTTTCGGGTCACGCGATGCAGCTTTGGCAGGGCAGATGTTAAAACTAGGTGCTCATGGTGAACTCGGATGAATTGGACAGTCGTCTCACCTTTGCTGCTGCAGTCCAGCAGGGGTTTGGGGAACATGTATGTATGACACATGGACGTGGCCTCTGGCTTCAGTTTGATTGATGTAGGCCTTGGTTGTCCGTCTCCGCCCCCCGGCCGGCTGTCTACCTGGTTGTCACCTGCGCACAACGACTCCACCCTCAGCTTCTTCAGCTTGTGGCCCCTCAGCGACAGGGGCTCCGCACACTTGGCGTAGTTGCCCAGGTTGCGGTTGCTGGGCACCTGCAGGGTCCTGACGAGACTGTCCAGCAGGCAGCGGCAGCTCCAGGGGTTGTCATAGACACGGAGGTAGGTAAGGCGGGGCAGGGGAAGCAGGACCTCCTCGGAGGCTGTCCTCAGCCCGTtgtgctggaggagcagcgtgGTCAGCTGCGAGAGGCCGCTGAACGCGCCGTGCTCCACCATGGAGATGTCGTTCTGCTGGAGGTCCAGGCTCTTCAACTGGGTGAACTGGGAGAACATGTTGTCCCTCAAAACCTGTGGTTTGCATAAAAAGGTTATGGCAGTGGCGTTAAATTTTACGGGTGAAAGAAGGGAATAATTGTGCTCATTATTCGCGGCCCTTTGTGCTTCATCAACAAACCCCTTCATCGATCGGGTTCTTCTCAACACCTGCGACACACATGCTGctcgcacacatacacaaatacacgccgACAGGCAGCAGAAAAAACACGCCTCTGATCCCGGCCCCCCCAAATAAATGGTGCACAGATGCTGTAGATATCAACACGCCGGCTGGGAGCCTGCAGCATCATCGTTTGAACGCACCGGGTCGTCTACAATTTGCGGACGTACCTGGATCTTATTTCTCGCCAACAGCAAGTGGTGAATATCCGTGGGCcaatcctgcatcacggtggtcAGCTGCCTGTCCTGGCAGTCCAGGTACTTCTCGCCCGCCTCCACGTACTCCTTACACTCCTGGGAGTGACGTCTCGTCACCGAGGCCCGGTCCCGACCCCGAACGCGACCCCTGTCCACATCCCCGGACCAGGGGCCTCTCCGTGGCTCTGCTGACCGGAGGAGCAGCAAGAAGAGGAGCGTGGCGAGGAGGCGCATGGCggcagagcagaggaagggagggctctttttttttttttatcaggtcAGCTTTGGAAGACGGGTAATTGGTGTGGCGGGACACAGGAAGCCGGTCAC
This portion of the Brachionichthys hirsutus isolate HB-005 chromosome 22, CSIRO-AGI_Bhir_v1, whole genome shotgun sequence genome encodes:
- the LOC137910634 gene encoding ras-related protein Rab-19-like → MQAPGPEHDDSFDFLFKIVLIGDSNVGKTCVVQNFKSRTFSEKQQNTIGVDFSVRTLDIEGKKVKMQVWDTAGQERFRTITQSYYRSAHGAVIAYDITRKSTFESVTHWIKEVELYGAANAVLMLIGNKCDLEEERQVQFRKACNLAKERGLLAALETSAKESQNVEEAFMMMARELMARNGLNVQQDDAESNDTPPVLLRSNSRPVNDIAGAYTPPEKKTCC
- the LOC137911016 gene encoding tetraspanin-8-like, yielding MHRSAVVVVAEKTSLKRPFIFANAVHVALCFFMLTMTIAWHRDLMQAGKLVSNASVVIMYIMEIGCLLLSVLGVFGACKGKRWCLILYATGMAAASQTIIIRTALSYQDIYEKRVVREESKLLAMMPLIGTSKANRTLLYSIQREFECCGLIEGHKDWGSSIPASCNCHHPGKCIRLRGSATLGAPKNQYVYQEPCLRIYVSELKLAFSLAMGIQFGSGVFWVILLVMSTKLMGQIKRKQEFMALLQSNSYVPGAF
- the lrrc17 gene encoding leucine-rich repeat-containing protein 17; translation: MRLLATLLFLLLLRSAEPRRGPWSGDVDRGRVRGRDRASVTRRHSQECKEYVEAGEKYLDCQDRQLTTVMQDWPTDIHHLLLARNKIQVLRDNMFSQFTQLKSLDLQQNDISMVEHGAFSGLSQLTTLLLQHNGLRTASEEVLLPLPRLTYLRVYDNPWSCRCLLDSLVRTLQVPSNRNLGNYAKCAEPLSLRGHKLKKLRVESLCAGDNQVDSRPGGGDGQPRPTSIKLKPEATSMCHTYMFPKPLLDCSSKDLNSIPSDLPSDIVKMDLSRNSITRLTPKQFLLSKDLKQLNLSGNSLHHIDTAAFAGLLYLRELDLSNNSLQYFQYGVLEDLYFLRKLTLDNNPWICDYNIHYLIYWLKHHPGIFYTGLRCSAPREFRGWRVENYVKTYNGECPKDRQTGGTDTGQGGQGGTNNEARGETDEVELERLPLPLKKKKLNKFEIIRLS